A genomic segment from Nocardiopsis sp. Huas11 encodes:
- a CDS encoding amidohydrolase encodes MNSHHADLVLTGGHVLTPDGLPGSPGGATSVAVTGGRVTAVGRDEVLDLAGPSTRVVDLAGRLLIPGFQDAHVHPATAGLEMVHCDLTAARTAAKTVAAVAAYATTHTDRAWITGGGWSMEAFEGGAPHRSALDAVVPDRPAYLPNRDHHGAWVNSRALELAGVTRHTPDPAGGRIERDADGEPTGLLQEGAMDLVGRLAPAPSPAELRAALVRAQEHLHALGITAWQDAIVGAVLGMPDVSATYAALAREGALTARVVGALWWDRDRGAEQIPELLERRAALSHGRFRADTVKIMLDGVAETGTAAMLDPYLDGCGCPTGNRGTSFVDPERLPGYVTELDALGFQVHFHALGDRAVRDALDAVEAARQANGPSANRPHLAHLQVVHPDDVPRFAALGATANLQPLWAAHEPQMDELTIPFLGAERAGWQYPFGSLHRAGAVLAAGSDWPVSSPDPILGVHVAVNRVLPGSSGPVFLPRERLDLRTAITAYTAGSAYVNRLDDTGAIRPGALADLVVLDRDPFAGPPEAIHETRVALTLVEGEAVHEVSGT; translated from the coding sequence ATGAACTCCCACCACGCCGACCTCGTCCTCACCGGCGGACACGTGCTCACCCCCGACGGCCTTCCCGGGTCTCCCGGCGGCGCCACGTCCGTCGCCGTCACCGGCGGCCGTGTCACGGCCGTGGGCCGCGACGAGGTCCTGGACCTGGCCGGGCCCTCCACCAGAGTCGTGGACCTGGCCGGCCGGCTCCTGATTCCCGGCTTCCAGGACGCCCACGTGCACCCGGCCACCGCCGGGCTGGAGATGGTCCACTGCGACCTGACCGCGGCCCGGACCGCGGCGAAGACCGTCGCGGCGGTGGCCGCCTACGCCACCACGCACACCGACCGGGCGTGGATCACCGGCGGCGGATGGTCCATGGAGGCCTTCGAGGGCGGCGCACCGCACCGGTCCGCCCTGGACGCCGTGGTCCCGGACCGCCCGGCCTACCTGCCCAACCGGGACCACCACGGCGCCTGGGTCAACAGCCGGGCCCTGGAGCTGGCGGGCGTCACACGCCACACTCCCGACCCGGCCGGCGGCCGCATCGAGCGCGACGCCGACGGCGAGCCCACCGGGCTGCTCCAGGAAGGGGCCATGGACCTGGTCGGCCGCCTGGCCCCGGCGCCCTCCCCCGCGGAGCTGCGCGCCGCACTGGTGCGCGCGCAGGAGCACCTGCACGCGTTGGGGATCACGGCCTGGCAGGACGCCATCGTCGGGGCCGTCCTGGGCATGCCGGACGTGTCGGCGACCTACGCGGCGCTCGCGCGCGAGGGCGCGCTCACCGCCCGGGTCGTCGGCGCGCTGTGGTGGGACCGCGACCGCGGCGCCGAGCAGATCCCCGAACTCCTCGAACGCCGCGCGGCCCTGAGCCACGGACGGTTCCGCGCGGACACGGTGAAGATCATGCTCGACGGGGTCGCCGAGACGGGCACCGCGGCGATGCTCGACCCGTACCTGGACGGCTGCGGGTGCCCCACGGGCAACCGGGGGACGAGTTTCGTGGATCCGGAGCGGCTTCCCGGCTACGTCACGGAGCTGGACGCGCTCGGCTTCCAGGTGCACTTCCACGCTCTGGGCGACCGCGCCGTGCGCGACGCCCTGGACGCGGTCGAGGCGGCGCGCCAGGCCAACGGACCGTCGGCGAACCGTCCGCACCTGGCGCACCTGCAGGTCGTCCACCCGGACGACGTGCCCCGTTTCGCGGCCCTGGGAGCGACCGCGAACCTCCAGCCCCTGTGGGCGGCCCACGAGCCGCAGATGGACGAGCTGACCATCCCGTTCCTGGGGGCCGAGAGGGCCGGGTGGCAGTACCCGTTCGGATCGCTGCACCGGGCCGGGGCGGTCCTGGCGGCGGGCAGCGACTGGCCGGTGAGCAGCCCGGACCCGATCCTGGGCGTGCACGTCGCGGTCAACAGGGTGCTGCCGGGTTCGTCGGGCCCGGTGTTCCTCCCACGGGAGCGCCTGGACCTGAGAACGGCCATCACGGCCTACACGGCGGGTTCGGCGTACGTGAACCGCCTCGACGACACCGGAGCGATCCGGCCGGGGGCCCTGGCGGACCTGGTGGTCCTGGACCGCGACCCGTTCGCGGGTCCGCCGGAGGCGATCCACGAGACCCGTGTCGCGCTCACCCTCGTGGAGGGCGAGGCCGTCCACGAGGTGTCCGGCACCTGA
- the sph gene encoding sphingomyelin phosphodiesterase — protein sequence MHRRTAPALIVALILPLLVAAGPAWADPGPSPRIATYNAFLLPRALYPNWGQELRADLIARDGVVSGQDVVVLQELFDNASADVLRAGIAEEYPHGTPVVGRSRSGWDATTGYRDHTTTNGGVSVHSVWPIVRREQHVFSRACGSDWFANKGFASVELATPDGPLHVIGTHMQSEDGSCADGEDEDVRTHQLGQIRAVIDAIPDDEPVYVAGDLNIVGGGGEWDRALERLDAVEPALSGAPYSWDPGTNSIAGYDYPGWEPQGLDHVLPIRGGAAPASFTNRTGDVKSEPWSVSSWGRTYTFDDYSDHYPVFGSAG from the coding sequence GTGCACAGACGAACAGCCCCCGCCCTCATCGTCGCCCTGATCCTCCCCCTCCTCGTGGCCGCGGGCCCCGCGTGGGCCGACCCCGGCCCCTCGCCCCGCATCGCCACCTACAACGCCTTCCTCCTGCCCCGCGCGCTCTACCCGAACTGGGGCCAGGAGCTGCGCGCGGACCTCATCGCCCGGGACGGCGTGGTGTCCGGCCAGGACGTCGTGGTCCTGCAGGAGCTCTTCGACAACGCCTCCGCCGACGTCCTGCGCGCCGGGATCGCAGAGGAGTACCCCCACGGCACCCCCGTCGTGGGGCGCTCCCGCTCGGGATGGGACGCCACCACCGGCTACCGCGACCACACCACCACCAACGGCGGTGTCAGCGTCCACAGCGTCTGGCCGATCGTCCGCCGGGAACAGCACGTCTTCTCGCGCGCCTGCGGTTCCGACTGGTTCGCCAACAAGGGCTTCGCCAGCGTGGAGCTGGCCACCCCCGACGGCCCCCTGCACGTCATCGGCACCCACATGCAGTCGGAGGACGGTTCCTGCGCCGACGGCGAGGACGAGGACGTGCGCACCCACCAGCTCGGACAGATCCGCGCCGTCATCGACGCGATCCCCGACGACGAACCCGTCTACGTGGCGGGCGACCTCAACATCGTCGGCGGCGGCGGGGAGTGGGACCGCGCCCTCGAACGGCTCGACGCGGTCGAGCCGGCCCTGAGCGGCGCACCCTACTCCTGGGACCCCGGCACCAACTCCATCGCCGGGTACGACTACCCCGGCTGGGAACCGCAGGGGCTCGACCACGTCCTGCCGATCCGGGGCGGCGCGGCCCCGGCGTCGTTCACCAACCGGACGGGCGACGTCAAGAGCGAGCCCTGGTCCGTGTCGTCCTGGGGCCGGACCTACACCTTCGACGACTACTCCGACCACTACCCGGTCTTCGGCTCCGCCGGCTGA
- a CDS encoding CPBP family intramembrane glutamic endopeptidase has protein sequence MRTNEFASAGLPEGQPYHRLGRNSRYRWWTPPLTLSVLGILLVFLWIAMVLAITIVAVIGGSGLAPDTVSVGEVAGLAFGLAPTALLIPIVLFVVRVVQWRRVGTLMSVEGRMRWRWLLRCLAAALVPVGVCLIAFLFLVDRLAPGAAPVRDTGGAEVFAAAVLVIVLLVPFQAAAEELTVRGLMMQLVGSLGAGPGERRGGGPASRVLRSPGTAVLAGGTLVPVLYAATHPDDPWVTSSLTVMGLGMAWLTWRTGGVEAAIGLHVVSSLVQFLLTAYEGRLSEVGTGAVLGAGLPPGAGTPLGLALAVVQVGVYALGVSWLADRGGVRRVSALARR, from the coding sequence GTGCGCACCAACGAGTTCGCCAGCGCGGGCCTGCCGGAGGGGCAGCCCTACCACCGGCTCGGCCGCAACTCCCGGTACCGGTGGTGGACGCCGCCGCTGACCCTGTCGGTCCTCGGAATCCTGCTGGTCTTCCTGTGGATCGCCATGGTGCTCGCGATCACCATCGTCGCGGTCATCGGCGGTAGCGGCCTGGCACCCGACACGGTGAGCGTGGGAGAGGTCGCGGGGCTCGCGTTCGGACTCGCGCCGACCGCGCTGCTGATCCCGATCGTGTTGTTCGTGGTGCGGGTGGTGCAGTGGCGCAGAGTGGGAACTCTGATGTCGGTGGAAGGCCGGATGCGCTGGCGCTGGCTGCTGCGCTGCCTGGCCGCCGCGCTCGTGCCGGTCGGGGTGTGCCTGATCGCCTTCCTGTTCCTGGTGGACCGCCTGGCGCCGGGGGCAGCGCCCGTGCGGGACACCGGGGGAGCGGAGGTGTTCGCGGCGGCGGTGCTCGTCATCGTCCTGCTGGTGCCGTTCCAGGCCGCGGCCGAGGAGCTCACCGTGCGGGGCCTGATGATGCAGCTCGTCGGATCGCTGGGCGCGGGGCCGGGCGAGCGCCGGGGCGGGGGCCCCGCCTCGCGGGTGCTGCGCTCCCCGGGGACGGCGGTCCTGGCGGGGGGCACCCTGGTACCGGTGCTCTACGCGGCCACGCACCCCGACGACCCGTGGGTGACGTCCTCGCTCACGGTCATGGGGCTGGGGATGGCCTGGCTGACCTGGCGCACGGGGGGCGTCGAGGCCGCGATCGGCCTGCACGTGGTCAGCAGCCTGGTCCAGTTCCTGCTCACCGCCTACGAGGGCCGGTTGTCGGAGGTCGGCACGGGGGCCGTCCTCGGCGCCGGACTGCCGCCGGGCGCGGGGACTCCGCTCGGGCTGGCGCTGGCGGTGGTCCAGGTGGGCGTGTACGCGCTGGGGGTGAGCTGGCTCGCCGACCGCGGGGGCGTGCGGCGAGTCAGCGCCCTGGCGCGGCGCTGA
- a CDS encoding Mrp/NBP35 family ATP-binding protein, giving the protein MSSTPSTEQVRKALATVQDPEIHRPITDLGMVKSVDIADDGAVRVGIFLTVAGCPMKGRIEKDVTEAVTKVAGVTSVSVELDVMSDEQRKALQTQLRGGQAEKEIPFAKPNSLTKVFAVASGKGGVGKSSVTVNLAAAMAAQGHKVGVVDADIYGHSVPRMLGASDYPTKVEDMILPPTAHDIKVISVGMFTQGNQPVVWRGPMLHRALQQFLSDVYWGDLDVLLMDLPPGTGDIAISVAQLLPNAELLVVTTPQMAAAEVAERAGAITAQTHQRIAGVIENMSYFVPPGGGEPLRLFGEGGGQTVADALSRTLGTDIPLLGQIPLDTRVREGGDEGKPLVLTDPDADASKIMCSIAETLAGKPRGLAGMQLGISPAGR; this is encoded by the coding sequence ATGTCCTCCACACCATCCACCGAGCAGGTGCGCAAGGCCCTGGCCACGGTGCAAGATCCGGAGATCCACCGCCCCATCACCGACCTCGGCATGGTCAAGAGTGTCGACATCGCCGACGATGGTGCCGTCCGCGTCGGCATCTTCCTGACCGTCGCCGGATGCCCGATGAAGGGGCGCATCGAGAAGGACGTGACCGAAGCGGTGACCAAGGTCGCCGGGGTCACCTCCGTCAGCGTCGAACTCGACGTCATGAGCGACGAACAGCGCAAGGCGCTGCAGACGCAGCTGCGCGGCGGCCAGGCGGAGAAGGAGATCCCCTTCGCCAAGCCGAACTCCCTCACCAAGGTCTTCGCCGTCGCCTCCGGCAAGGGCGGTGTGGGCAAGTCCTCGGTCACCGTCAACCTCGCCGCGGCCATGGCGGCTCAGGGCCACAAGGTCGGCGTCGTCGACGCCGACATCTACGGCCACTCGGTGCCGCGCATGCTCGGTGCGTCGGACTACCCGACCAAGGTCGAGGACATGATCCTCCCGCCCACCGCGCACGACATCAAGGTCATCTCGGTGGGCATGTTCACCCAGGGCAACCAGCCCGTGGTGTGGCGCGGCCCGATGCTGCACCGCGCGCTGCAGCAGTTCCTGTCCGACGTGTACTGGGGCGACCTCGACGTCCTGCTGATGGACCTGCCCCCGGGCACCGGCGACATCGCCATCTCGGTCGCGCAGCTGCTGCCGAACGCCGAGCTGCTCGTGGTGACCACGCCGCAGATGGCGGCCGCCGAGGTCGCCGAGCGCGCCGGGGCGATCACGGCGCAGACGCACCAGCGCATCGCCGGCGTCATCGAGAACATGTCCTACTTCGTCCCGCCGGGCGGAGGGGAGCCGCTGCGGCTCTTCGGCGAGGGGGGCGGCCAGACGGTCGCCGACGCCCTGAGCCGGACGCTGGGCACCGACATCCCGCTGCTGGGCCAGATCCCGCTGGACACCCGGGTGCGCGAGGGCGGCGACGAGGGCAAGCCCCTGGTCCTGACCGACCCCGACGCCGACGCCAGCAAGATCATGTGCTCCATCGCCGAGACCCTGGCGGGCAAGCCCCGCGGTCTCGCGGGCATGCAGCTGGGCATCTCCCCGGCCGGCCGCTAG
- a CDS encoding IS30 family transposase — protein sequence MPRPEAARRAGINERTARDWDHGVRKSRNSRFYPDGRRVNYSTGQTTIESMTSPPAALDTLQKQVHPRFLTLADRERIADLDRAGWSRRAIGRDLGRPASTIKRELDHHRNADGSYGAYTAQRRASAQRVRPKPAKLAAPGRLRDYVAQGLRKRWSPEQISNRLVEDFPGEEDMRVSHETIYQALYVQARGGLKREVSAALRTGRLRRTPHRSPEHRRSRFTDPMVMISERPAEVEDRAVPGHWEGDLITGAHNKSAIITLVERSTRYVMLGHVPGEHTAEAVGGVLSELITALPDHLRGSLTWDQGSEMAGHKAFSVATGVPVFFCDPASPWQRGSNENTNGLLRQYFPKGTDLSVHGRLDLEHVAQELNERPRKTLGWETPAERLATLV from the coding sequence GTGCCCCGCCCAGAAGCCGCACGACGAGCCGGGATCAACGAACGCACCGCCCGGGACTGGGACCACGGGGTACGCAAGTCCCGCAACTCCAGGTTCTACCCTGATGGCCGCCGTGTGAACTACTCCACCGGACAGACCACCATAGAGTCCATGACCAGTCCTCCAGCAGCGCTGGACACACTCCAAAAGCAGGTCCACCCGCGTTTTCTGACCCTCGCAGACCGGGAGCGGATCGCGGATCTGGACCGAGCGGGGTGGAGCCGGCGGGCGATCGGCCGCGACCTGGGGCGCCCGGCCTCCACGATCAAACGCGAACTCGACCACCACCGCAACGCCGATGGGTCCTACGGTGCCTATACCGCCCAGCGTCGGGCGAGCGCCCAACGGGTGCGTCCCAAACCCGCCAAACTCGCTGCCCCGGGCCGCCTGCGGGACTATGTCGCCCAGGGACTGCGGAAGCGGTGGTCGCCGGAGCAGATCAGCAACCGGCTCGTTGAGGACTTTCCCGGCGAGGAGGACATGCGTGTGAGCCACGAGACGATCTACCAGGCGCTCTACGTCCAGGCCCGCGGCGGGCTCAAACGCGAGGTCTCCGCGGCGTTGCGCACCGGCCGGCTCCGACGCACGCCGCACCGCTCACCCGAGCACAGGCGGAGCCGGTTCACCGATCCGATGGTGATGATCAGCGAGCGCCCCGCCGAGGTCGAGGACCGTGCCGTGCCGGGGCACTGGGAGGGCGATCTGATCACGGGTGCGCACAACAAGTCCGCGATCATCACCCTGGTCGAGCGCTCCACCCGGTACGTGATGCTGGGGCACGTGCCCGGCGAGCACACCGCCGAGGCGGTCGGGGGTGTGCTGAGCGAACTGATCACCGCGCTGCCTGATCATCTGCGGGGGTCGCTGACCTGGGACCAGGGCAGCGAGATGGCCGGCCACAAGGCGTTCAGCGTGGCCACGGGGGTGCCGGTGTTCTTCTGCGATCCCGCCTCCCCCTGGCAGCGCGGATCGAATGAGAACACCAACGGGCTGCTGCGCCAGTACTTCCCCAAGGGCACGGACCTGTCCGTTCATGGCCGGCTGGATCTGGAGCATGTCGCTCAGGAACTGAACGAGCGTCCACGCAAGACGCTCGGCTGGGAAACCCCAGCCGAGCGTCTGGCTACACTCGTTTGA